One Perca flavescens isolate YP-PL-M2 chromosome 9, PFLA_1.0, whole genome shotgun sequence genomic window carries:
- the LOC114561042 gene encoding complement factor H-related protein 4-like produces MKNRALLSLHTAYDVATAAVRREAFVQNCGKTADKVWVLNPLTGKSVGVKTPTSPTGATPLKGRDGNQGGEFTLTCGGDGWIGRSTCTEITCDRKDLREADIVYNNKQRYRYNEQVRYRCRDGYQGGEFTLTCGGDGWIGRSTCTESVGCGSPPPLTDGDIKYTIKSNYSHQERVEFMCQSYYTMEGGPNRTCINGEWTGQMRCLKPCIVNEDVYRQHNITIKSSDSTFFTHDEIIEFRCARGVPVGAVAMRQRCNGGVILLPTCQ; encoded by the exons atgaaAAACAGAGCGTTGCTATCGCTACACACAGCCTACGACGTAGCTACGGCGGCAGTTCGACGCGAGGCGTTTGTGCAAAACTGCGGAAAAACTGCAGATAAAGTGTGGGTGTTGAACCCTCTCACCGGGAAAAGTGTGGGTGTTAAAACACCCACATCCCCCACGGGTGCGACGCCACTGAAGGGGAG GGATGGTAATCAAGGAGGAGAATTCACTCTAACCTGTGGAGGAGATGGTTGGATCGGGAGGTCAACGTGTACAG aaataacATGTGACAGAAAGGATTTGCGAGAGGCAGATATTGTTTACAATAACAAGCAGAGATACCGCTACAATGAACAGGTCCGTTATCGCTGCAGGGATGGTTACCAAGGAGGAGAATTCACTCTAACCTGTGGAGGAGATGGTTGGATCGGGAGGTCAACGTGTACAG AGAGTGTAGGCTGTGGGAGTCCACCACCTCTCACAGATGGAGACATCAAGTACACCATTAAAAGTAATTACAGCCATCAAGAAAGGGTTGAATTCATGTGTCAAAGTTATTACACCATGGAGGGTGGACCTAACAGAACCTGCATCAACGGTGAATGGACCGGACAGATGAGATGCCTCA AACCCTGTATTGTGAATGAAGATGTCTATAGACAACACAACATTACTATAAAATCTAGTGACAGTACATTTTTCACTCATGATGAAATAATTGAGTTCAGGTGTGCCAGAGGAGTACCAGTCGGTGCAGTGGCAATGCGTCAGAGGTGTAATGGGGGTGTGATTCTCCTGCCTACCTGCCAGTGA